Part of the Candidatus Campbellbacteria bacterium genome is shown below.
TTACCATCAACGGTGAAGGCGAAGTATTTGCGGTTCCCGATATTGCAGAAATAGGTTTTTCGGTTTTTGCAGAGAAAAAAACACTAACCGAAGCACAGAGTGTATCGGCAGAAAAGATGAATACAATTCTCGCATTCCTTAAAGACCAAGGAATTGATGACAAAGATATTAAAACGACCAACTACAGTGCAAATCCGAAATATGAATGGACAAACGAAGTAACGCCAATGTCTAGTGGTTCGTCTGGTGCCGCAGAGCCTGGATATGGTGGTGTGCAAACATCTGTTGTATATCCTGACTACTACCCACGACCACAAAATCAAGTCATTGTTGGGTATGAAGTTCGACAAACTATTACCGTGAAAATTCGTGATACAGAGAAAGTCGGGGCACTCGTTTCTGGTATTGGTGAGAAGGGTGCGACCGATATCTACGGTCCAACATTTACCATTGATGATGAGGTGGCATTGCAACGCGAAGCAC
Proteins encoded:
- a CDS encoding SIMPL domain-containing protein (The SIMPL domain is named for its presence in mouse protein SIMPL (signalling molecule that associates with mouse pelle-like kinase). Bacterial member BP26, from Brucella, was shown to assemble into a channel-like structure, while YggE from E. coli has been associated with resistance to oxidative stress.); amino-acid sequence: METSAVQKAVKYLGWLCIVLIIFVGVSALNALKENRYIGGGVSASNVITINGEGEVFAVPDIAEIGFSVFAEKKTLTEAQSVSAEKMNTILAFLKDQGIDDKDIKTTNYSANPKYEWTNEVTPMSSGSSGAAEPGYGGVQTSVVYPDYYPRPQNQVIVGYEVRQTITVKIRDTEKVGALVSGIGEKGATDIYGPTFTIDDEVALQREARQKAIDDAKNKAEQLAKDLGVRIVRIVSFSENGGGYYPMMFKGMEATVSSDSSVPPVPQIPVGENKITANVSITYEIR